In one Bos mutus isolate GX-2022 chromosome 19, NWIPB_WYAK_1.1, whole genome shotgun sequence genomic region, the following are encoded:
- the SSH2 gene encoding protein phosphatase Slingshot homolog 2 isoform X5, with product MKRQMSFSISESFLTVKGAALFLPRGNGSSTPRVSHRRNKHAGDLQQHLQAMFILLRPEDNIRLAVRLESTYQNRTRYMVVVSTNGRQDTEESIVLGMDFSSNDSSTCTMGLVLPLWSDTLIHLDGDGGFSVSTDNRVHIFKPVSVQAMWSALQSLHKACEVARMHNYYPGSLFLTWVSYYESHINSDQSSVNEWNAMQDVQSHRPDSPALFTDIPTERERTERLIKTRLREIMMQKDLENITSKEIRTELEMQMVCNLREFKEFIDNEMIVILGQMDSPTQIFEHVFLGSEWNASNLEDLQNRGVRYILNVTREIDNFFPGVFEYHNIRVYDEEATDLLAYWNDTYKFISKAKKHGSKCLVHCKMGVSRSASTVIAYAMKEYGWNLDRAYDYVKERRTVTKPNPSFMRQLEEYQGILLASKQRHNKLWRSHSDSDLSDHHEPICKPGLELNKKEITTSADQIAEVKTMESHPPIPPVFVEHVVPQDENQKALCTKERMICLEFTSREFHAGQIEDELNLNDINGCSSGCCLNEPKFPLDNCHASKALIQPGKDPEMAHKFPDLTVEDLETDALKADMNVHLLPMEELSSRLKDLPMSPDPESPSPQPSCQATVSDFSGDRIDFFSALEKFVELSQETRSRSFSHSRMEEVGGGRNESCGLSVVEAAPSEATTDDQRSSSLSNTPHASEESSVDEEQSKAISEQVSPDIFMQPHSENAMSVKEIVTEIESISQGVGQIQVKGDVLSNPCHTPKKHIVHELPLERAQAAENRPGNLEQSEGSCPAQPEPAKDSGKGHPEGCPGAHSSTAEVEEEEPVEGEQELWGPGMPPGAKWYPGSVRRATLEFEERLRQEQEHHGAAPAGTSLSTRKNSKNDSSVADLAAKGKSDEAAPELSYVPKEPETGRGQGRCGGSESGSLPRPEQLAIVPAPELRESHPAPATQDGPRHEGILREPRTVVSGQGPETPAAPAAFPKKIEIIEYTYTATSPDPGPGWERASSEKSGAQGLRTVKVEETLTVLCALDENLNRTLSPDQAPLHPRVLPPPHSSSPQHEHSRPVDLPPTLSSPAAPIVSPMTQPCGASPDHLHPQTVVHLEGFTGQSSTTDSEPSTEQGSWEESQEGPLSRASEVPYQGSQFSSEDLHLISQLGNNIGEQPEKLNPTSVAHQLPHSSSSDSIESPSQSPRVVKGRAKEIESRATSQVGLPKPPQMRRSASLAKLGYLDLCKDCSPEREPVSSESPHLKLLQPFLRTDSGMEAQEPPENPDTPQNREPTKYLIEQLRTTECIAQSRPVERPLAQYAKEFGSSQQCLLPRAGPGLTSSEGGLPSVPTQGLQDTSPAPGLAVAPREQHGRTHPLRRLRKANDKKRTTNPFYNTM from the exons GCTGTAAGACTAGAAAGTACTTACCAGAATCGAACACGCTATATGGTAGTGGTTTCAACTAATGGTAGACAAGACACTGAAGAAAGCATCGTCCTAGGAATGGATTTCTCCTCTAATGACAG TAGCACTTGTACCATGGGCTTAGTCCTGCCTCTCTGGAGTGACACCCTAATCCATTTGGATGGTGATGG TGGGTTCAGCGTCTCGACAGATAACAGAGTTCACATATTCAAACCTGTATCTGTGCAGGCAATGTG GTCTGCACTGCAGAGTTTACACAAGGCTTGTGAAGTGGCCAGAATGCATAACTACTACCCCGGCAGCCTGTTTCTCACCTGGGTGAGTTACTATGAGAGCCATATCAACTCAGACCAGTCCTCGGTCAACGAATGGAATGCTATGCAGGATGTACAGTCCCACCGACCTGACTCTCCTGCTCTCTTCACAGACAT ACCAACTGAACGTGAGCGGACAGAGAGGCTAATTAAAACCAGATTAAGGGAGATTATGATGCAAAAGGATTTGGAGAATATCACATCGAAAGAG ATACGAACTGAACTAGAAATGCAAATGGTGTGCAACTTGCGAGAATTCAAGGAATTTATAGATAATGAAATGATAGTGATCCTTGGTCAGATGGATAGCCCTACACAGATATTCGAGCACGTGTTCTTG GGCTCAGAATGGAATGCCTCCAACTTAGAGGATTTACAGAACCGAGG GGTTCGCTATATCTTGAATGTCACTCGAGAGATAGACAACTTCTTCCCGGGAGTCTTTGAGTATCACAACATTCGGGTGTATGATGAAGAGGCAACCGACCTCCTGGCTTACTGGAATGACACTTACAAATTCATCTCTAAAGCAAA GAAACATGGATCTAAATGCCTCGTGCACTGCAAAATGGGGGTGAGTCGCTCGGCCTCCACTGTGATCGCCTATGCGATGAAGGAGTATGGCTGGAACTTGGACCGAGCCTATGACTATGTGAAGGAAAGACGGACAGTGACCAAGCCCAACCCCAGCTTCATGAGACAGCTGGAAGAGTACCAGGGGATCTTGCTGGCAAG CAAACAGCGGCACAACAAACTCTGGAGATCGCATTCAGATAGCGACCTCTCGGACCACCACGAacccatctgcaaaccaggactGGAACTCAACAAAAAGGAGATTACCACCTCAGCAGACCAGATTGCCGAGGTGAAGACCATGGAGAGCCACCCACCCATCCCTCCCGTCTTTGTGGAACACGTGGTCCCGCAGGATGAGAATCAGAAAGCCCTGTGCACCAAAGAAAGAATGATCTGCTTGGAGTTTACGTCTCGGGAATTTCACGCCGGACAGATTGAAGATGAATTAAACCTAAATGACATCAATGGATGCTCATCAGGGTGTTGTCTCAATGAACCGAAATTCCCTCTTGACAACTGCCATGCATCCAAAGCCTTAATCCAACCTGGAAAGGACCCAGAAATGGCCCACAAGTTCCCAGACTTAACTGTGGAAGATCTGGAGACGGACGCGCTGAAAGCAGACATGAATGTCCACCTGCTGCCCATGGAAGAGCTTTCATCCCGCCTGAAAGATCTCCCCATGTCCCCGGATCCTGAGTCACCAAGCCCCCAACCCAGCTGCCAGGCCACAGTCTCAGATTTCAGTGGAGATCGCATTGACTTTTTCAGCGCTCTGGAGAAGTTTGTAGAGCTTTCCCAAGAAACCCGGTCCCGATCTTTTTCTCATTCAAGGATGGAGGAAGTGGGTGGAGGAAGGAATGAGAGCTGTGGACTGTCAGTGGTGGAAGCAGCCCCTTCTGAAGCGACCACTGATGACCAGAGAAGCAGCTCTTTGAGTAATACTCCCCACGCATCTGAGGAGTCTTCAGTAGATGAGGAGCAGTCAAAG GCAATCTCAGAACAGGTCAGCCCGGACATCTTCATGCAGCCGCACTCAGAAAATGCGATGTCAGTCAAAGAAATCGTCACTGAGATTGAATCCATCAGTCAAGGAGTTGGACAGATTCAAGTGAAAGGAGACGTGCTGTCCAACCCATGCCACACACCAAAGAAGCACATCGTCCACGAGCTGCCCCTGGAGAGGGCCCAGGCCGCGGAGAACAGACCTGGAAACCTGGAGCAGAGTGAAGGttcctgcccagcccagcctgaACCAGCCAAAGACTCAGGGAAGGGGCACCCCGAGGGGTGCCCAGGGGCACACTCCTCCACTGCAGAGGTAGAAGAAGAGGAACCAGTGGAGGGGGAACAAGAGCTCTGGGGCCCCGGGATGCCCCCGGGTGCCAAGTGGTACCCCGGGTCCGTGAGGCGAGCCACCTTGGAGTTTGAGGAGCGCCTGCGGCAAGAACAGGAGCACCATGGTGCTGCCCCTGCGGGGACCTCGCTGTCCACTCGCAAGAATTCCAAGAACGATTCTTCAGTGGCAGACCTGGCAGCGAAAGGGAAGAGTGACGAAGCCGCCCCAGAACTGTCATATGTCCCCAAGGAGCCAGAGACGGGCAGGGGCCAAGGGCGATGCGGTGGGTCTGAGTCTGGCTCTTTACCGCGTCCTGAGCAGCTTGCCATCGTCCCGGCCCCTGAGCTGCGGGAGTCTCACCCAGCGCCAGCAACTCAGGATGGCCCACGGCATGAAGGTATCCTGCGGGAGCCGAGGACTGTGGTCTCCGGCCAGGGGCCCGAGACACCAGCGGCCCCTGCTGCCTTTCCCAAGAAGATAGAAATCATTGAATACACCTACACAGCCACATCCCCTGATCCCGGGCCAGGGTGGGAAAGAGCCAGCAGTGAGAAGAGTGGGGCGCAGGGACTGAGGACAGTGAAGGTGGAAGAGACCCTCACTGTCCTCTGTGCTCTGGATGAAAATCTGAACCGGACGCTGAGccccgaccaggctcctctgcacccCAGAGTGCTACCTCCGCCTCATTCTTCCTCTCCCCAGCATGAGCACAGCAGGCCAGTCGacctgccccccaccctgagCAGCCCAGCAGCGCCTATTGTCAGTCCCATGACCCAGCCATGTGGCGCCAGCCCGGATCACCTGCACCCCCAGACGGTGGTTCACCTGGAAGGCTTCACAGGGCAGAGCAGCACCACAGACAGCGAGCCCTCCACGGAGCAGGGCAGCTGGGAAGAAAGTCAGGAGGGCCCCCTCTCCAGGGCCAGTGAAGTGCCATATCAGGGCTCCCAGTTCAGTAGCGAAGACCTGCATTTAATCAGCCAACTGGGTAATAATATCGGGGAGCAACCAGAAAAACTGAACCCAACATCTGTAGCCCATCAGCTCCCACACAGCTCCAGTAGCGACAGTATAGAGAGTCCCAGTCAGAGCCCCAGGGTGGTGAAGGGACGCGCTAAAGAAATCGAGTCCCGAGCAACTTCCCAGGTAGGGCTCCCCAAGCCACCCCAAATGAGGCGTTCAGCTTCCCTTGCCAAGTTAGGTTACTTGGACCTCTGTAAAGACTGTTCACCAGAGAGGGAGCCTGTCTCCTCTGAGTCCCCTCATCTCAAACTGCTTCAGCCCTTCCTCAGAACGGACTCGGGCATGGAGGCCCAGGAGCCCCCAGAAAACCCAGACACTCCCCAGAACCGAGAGCCCACCAAGTATTTGATAGAGCAGCTCAGAACCACAGAGTGCATCGCGCAGAGCAGGCCAGTGGAGAGGCCCCTTGCACAGTATGCCAAAGAGTTCGGTTCCAGTCAGCAGTGTTTGCTCCCCAGGGCAGGACCTGGATTGACTAGTTCGGAAGGAGGCCTTCCTTCGGTAccgacccagggactgcaggacaccagccCGGCCCCGGGGCTGGCTGTGGCGCCCCGAGAGCAGCACGGCAGAACTCACCCCCTTAGGAGACTGAGAAAAGCAAACGATAAAAAACGGACAACCAACCCCTTCTATAATACCATGTGA